The genomic region CGTCGCCGCCCTCCCGGTCGGGCTGATGCTCGTCTTCGGCCTCTCCGGCGGCTCACTCCCGTCCGACGGCGGCCTGCGCGCCCAACTCACCTTCCTGCCCGCCCTCGCGGTGAGCATCGCGCTGGGCATGCTCGGCCTGTTCACCCTGCCCTCGGTGCTCGCCGCCTACCGGGAACGCGGTGTGCTGCGCCGCCTGGCCACCACCCCGGTCAGCCCGGCCACCCTGCTCAGCGCCCAGCTGCTGGTGCAGGCCGGGATCGCGGTGCTGGCCACGGGGCTGGTCGCGGTGGTCGGGGTGCTCGCGCTTGACCTGCCCGCGCCGCGGAACCCGCTCGGGCTGGCGTTGTCGCTGGTGCTGGGGATCGCCGCGCTGTTCTCCATCGGGTTGCTGGTGGCCGCGCTGGCGCCCAACGCCAAGGCCGCCGGCGGGCTGGGGCCGCTGTCCTTCTTCCCGCAGATGTTCCTGGCCGGGTTCTGGACGCCCTGGGAGAAGATGCCCGACTGGCTGGCCGCGATCGGCAGGCACTCCCCGCTGGGCGCGACCATCCAGACCGTGGCCACCACCTGGGCCGGTGGCGCGCCGGGCCTGGGTCAGCTGCTCGCGATGGGGGTGTTCGCGCTGATCGCGGGAGTGCTGGCGGCTAGGTTGTTCCGGTGGGTCTGAACCATCGGGAGCTGGACGCGTGGGAGCGGCGGGTGGTGCGCCGCACCCAGGCCGTGCCCTACCTCCTGCTGCTGGTGGCCACCGCGCTCAGCGCGCTGCGCGCCGACCCGGCCGAGCTGCCCGTCACCCTCGGGCTGGCCGTGCTGACCGGGGCCTGGATCGCCTGGTGGGTCACCCTGCACCCGGCCTGGGCCGAGCGTTCCGGCCTGATGGCGGTCTACTTCGCCGGGCTGCTGGTGCTGATGGCGCTGCTCGGTTCGCGCGGGGAGTGGTACGGCGGCCTGTTCGTCTTCACCTGCTACGTGCACGCCTGGCACCTGCTGCCCGGCCGGTGGAAGTATGCCGGGGTGGCCGCGGCCGGGTTCCTGTCCATGGGCTCGCTGAGCCGGGGCCTGCCGGACTCGCCGTTGGCCTGGCTGGTGTTCGTGCTGCTGTGGACCGCGATCGTGCTGATGGTGGTGCTGTTCAGCACTTTCGGCGACGTGATCACCGCGCGCAGCGCCCAGCGGCTGACCATGGTGGAGGAGCTCGCCGAGGCGAACCGGCGGCTGGAACGCAGCATGGCCGACAACGCCGAGCTGCAGGCCCGGTTGCTGGAGCAGGCGCACGAGGCCGGGGTGCGGGCGGAGCGGCAGCGGCTGGCCAGGGAGATCCACGACACCCTGGCCCAGGGCCTGACCGGCATCATCACCCAGCTCCAGGCCGCCGAGCAGGCCGCGACCGAACCCGGCGCCGCGCCCCGCTGGTCCCGCCACCTCAGCACCGCCGCCGAGCTGGCCAGGGAGAACCTGGCCGAGGCCCGCCGCTCCGTGGCCGCCCTCAACCCGCACCCCCTGGCCGAAGCCGGGCTCGGCACCGCGCTGACCGAGGTCACCGAACGCTGGTCCGCCATCACCGGCATCCCGGCCCACTTCACCGCCACCGGCCCGGTGCGGCCGCTGCACCCGGAGATCGAGGGCAGCCTGCTGCGCATCGCCCAGGAAGCCCTGGCCAACGTCGGCAAGCATGCCGGGGCCGGGCGGGCGGGCGTGACACTGTCCTATATGGAGGATGTGGTGAGCCTGGACGTGCGCGACGACGGCCACGGCTTCGACCAGTCCACAGTGGACGGTTCCGGCTACGGCCTGCGCGGGATGCGGCAGCGGGTGGACCGGCTGGCCGGGACGCTGGTGATCGAGTCGGAACCGGGCGCGGGCACCGCGGTCAGCGCCACCGTGCCCGCGGTGGGGGTGCGGGATGTCTGAGCCGATCACGCTGCTGATCGTGGACGACCACCCGGTGGTCCGGGACGGGCTGCGCGGCATGTTCGCCGGGGACGCCCGGTTCACCGTGCTCGGCGAGGCCGCCGACGGCGCGGAGGCGGTCACCCTGGCCAAGGCGCTGGCGCCCAGGGTGGTCCTGCTGGACCTGCGCATGCCCGGCATGGGCGGGGTGGCCGCGATCCGGGCCCTGCGCGAGTGCGGCAGCACCGCGCACGTGCTGGTGCTGACCACCTACGACGCCGACCACGACGTGCTGCCCGCGATCGAGGCCGGCGCCACCGGCTACCTGCTCAAGGACACCCCGCGCGCGGACCTCTTCCGCGCGGTGGAGGCCGCCGCCCGCGGCGAGTCGGTGCTCTCCCCCGCGGTGGCCGCCCTGGTGCTGGGCCGCCTGCGCGCGCCCAAGACCGAGGAGGAGCCGCTGAGCCCCCGGGAGGTGGAGGTGCTGGAACTGGTCGCCGCCGGGGTGAACAACCGGGAGGCGGCGCGGCGGCTGTTCCTCAGCGAGGCCACGGTGAAGACCCACCTCCAGCACATCTACGCCAAGCTCGGTGTCCGGGACCGGGCCGCCGCGGTCGCCGAGGGCTTCCGGCGTGGACTGCTCAGTCCAGCTTCACCACCACGCTGACCCGGTCGCCGCCCACCCGCCTGGCCACCGCGTGCCCGCCCCTGGCGGTCCCGTCCAGCTCCAGCCGCAGCGGGCCGCCCTCGCCGAGGAAGTTGCGCCACCAGGTCTTCGCCCCGGCGAACACCACCGTGATGGTGACGATCTCGCCGTTCCGCCGGAAGCCCACCGGGGTGCTGAAAGTCCGCCCCGACCGGCGGCCGGTGTAGGTGACCACGGTGAAGTGCCTGCGCAGGAACCCGCCCCAGCGCGGGGAGTCGCGCAGCGCCAGCACCAGCGCGTTGAACCGGGTGACGAAGCGCCGCAGGACCGGCCCGTTGAGGTTCATGCCCACGACGCTAGCCAGAACTTTTTGGACTTTCGAGTCCAAAGCTAGGCTGGCCACATGGTCACCGGAAAGGGCGCGGCCACCCGCGGCCGGGAGGGCTTCCTGCTGGACGCCGTGCTCAAGGCCACCGGCACCAGCAAAGGCCAACTGTTCCACTACTTCCCGCGCGGCCGGGAGGAACTGCTCGAAGCCGCCGCCGCCCGCCAGATCGAACGCTGCCTGGCCCACCTCCGCCACCGCTACGGCGAGTTCGACACCTGGGCACGCTGGCAGTCCTGGGTGGACGACCTGAGCACCAGCCACCAACTGGACCAGGCCGGCGAGTTCGCCTCCCTGGCCGGGCGGGCCATCGAGCCCGAACCCCGCCTGCGCCGCCTGGCCGGTCGGGCCTACCAGGACCTGATCGAGCTGCAAGCTGACGGGCTCAGGGCGATGCGAGCGCGCGGCGACCTGCTGCCCACCGCCGACCCGGACGCGCTGGCGGCCATGATGGTCTGCACGCTGCAAGGCGGCGTGGTGGTGCACCGGGCCACCGGCTCCCGCCAGCACCTCGCGGCCGCGTTGCAAGGCGCGCTGGCCCACCTGCGCGGGTTCGCCGCGGCAACCGGGAACGCGCCCGGCCGAGCTTCCGGTGACGTGCGGAAAGCGCGGTCGCGGTCAGCGCGCGCCTGACCCGGCGGTGAGTTCCCCAGCGGTCGCCCGGCCGGGGCATTCCGCCCGTGACCTCACGCGCACCAGCTGTTTTCCGGACATGCCGACCGGCCGCACTCGGGCGAGGATGTCCGGGTGACCTCATCCGCGCAGCAGAGCAGCACTCCGGACCCGCGCCGCTGGAAGGCGCTTGCCGTCACGCTGACCGCCGGGTTCATGGTGCTGCTGGACGTGAGCATCGTGAACGTGGCCCTGCCCTCGATCCAGCGCGACCTGGGCGCCTCCGCGGGCGGCGTGCAGTGGGTCATCTCCGGCTACGCGCTCACCTTCGGCCTGGTGCTGGTCTTCGGCGGCAGGCTGGGTGACGCGCTGGGGCGGCGGCGGATGTTCCTGATCGCGCTCACCGGTTTCGTGCTGACCAGCGCGCTGGCCGGGGCCGCGCCGGGACCGGAGCTGCTGATCGTGGCCCGGTTGTTGCAGGGCATGACCGGCGGGCTGCTCACCCCGCAGAACACCGGCCTGATCCAGGAGCTGTTCAGCGGCCCGGACCGCGGCAAGGCCTTCGGCATGTTCGGCGCGGTGGTCGGCATCTCCACCGCGGTCGGGCCGATCCTGGGCGGGGTGATCCTGGCCGTGTTCGGCGATCCGGAGGGCTGGCGCTGGGTGTTCTACGTCAACGTGCCGATCGGCGCGCTGGCCCTGGGCCTGGCCGCGCACCTGCTGCCCAAGTCGCGGGCGAGCCTGCGCGGGATCGGCCGGGAGCTGGACTTCACCGGCGCGCTGCTGCTCGGGCTGGCCGTGGTGTGCGTGCTGTTCCCGATCCTGGAGGCCGAGCAGGGCGGGCTGGGCACGGTGTGGTGGCTGTTCCTGCTCGCGATCGCCCTGGGCGCGGCGTTCGTCTGGTGGGAACGTCGCCTGGTGCGCCTGGACCGGGCGCCGCTGCTGGACCTGCGGCTGTTCACCAGCACCCCGGGCTTCGCCAGCGGCGCCACCCTGGGGGCGGTGTACTTCTGCGCGTTCACCGGCATCTGGCTGGTCTTCGCCATGTTCTTCCAGCAGGGCCTGGGTTTCACGCCGCTGGCCTCGGGGCTGGCGGTCACCCCGTTCGCGGTCGGCTCAGCGGTCTCGGCGGTGGTGGCCGGCCGCCTGGTGGAGCGCTGGGGCCGCAGGCTGACCGTGATCGGGCTGAGCCTGGTGCTGGGCTGCATGCTCGCGGTGGCCGCCCTCGCCCTGCTGGTGCCCGCGGAGTCCGTCGGCTGGGCGGTGGCGCTGCCGCTGCTCATCGGCGGAATCGGCGGCGGCATGGTCATCTCGCCGAACACCACGCTCACCCTGGAGCGGGTGCCCACCTCGATGGCCGGGGTCGCCGGTGGCGCGCTGCAGACCGGGCAGCGCCTGGGCACCGCGGTCGGCACCGCGCTGCTGGCCGCGGTCTTCCACACCGCGATCAGCCTCAGCACCGGCGACTACCCGTTGGCGCTGACCATCTCCATGCTGTGCGCGGCCCTGCTCACCCTCATCGCACTGACCCTCGGGGTGGCCGAGCTGCGCCGCCGCCGGGAGGTGGTCAACCTCGATCCGACGGCGGCGCACTGCTCGCAGGGCTGATCAACTGCCCAGCCGGTGACCAGCGAAAACGGTCAGCCCTGCTTGAGCACGGCCCGTTCCTCCGCGGTGAGGTGGAAGCGGAACTCCGACCCGTCCGGCCACACCAGCTCCTGCTGGTACGGCTTGACCCGTGGCCCGTGCGGGGCCGCCTCGTGCCAGCGCAGGGCGGGCGGACCGTTGTCAGCCGGGGTGCCGAAACTGGGGCCGGTGTCGACCACGCCGACGTGCGAGGGCGAGAACACCAGCCACGCGTTCTCCGCCGCCATCGCCGCCTCCACCAGCCCGAGCGCGCGGGCGTTGGCCGGGCCGCGCACCGAGCCGGACCGCTCGAACATGTTGGCCACCCCGCCGCCGAGCACGGACAGGAACAGGCTCACCACGCCGCCGACCGGGACCCGCACCAGGTTCCAGAAGAACCGGCGGATCAGGCGCTTGCCCTTGACCGTGCCGTCCTTGCGCCTGCCGGGCACCTCGAAGCCGGGCTCGACGTCGCCGAGGTGGACCACGACCACCGGTTCGCGCCACTGGCCTTCGACCAGGGCGCGAACCAGCTGCCGGAACTCAGGATTCGGTGCGACCACGCCGACGAAGTTACATGTCCAGGTTGCCGCGGGTGTCCTCGACGCTGTGATCGCCGCCGATGCCGCTCTTGTTGAACATCGGGCCGTCTTCCTTGGACTCGGCGGCGCCTTCCTTGCCGACGCCCTTGGCCACGCCGATGCCGGACTTGACGCCGATGCCCTTGGCCAGCGGGCCGACCCCGGCGTGGGTGCCGAAGGTCGTGCTGATCACCCGGTTGCTGGGCACGAAGTGGCTGCGCTCGGCCACCTTGCCGACCAGCGGGATGCCCCGGCTGCCCTTCTCCACCACCTTGCCCACGCGGAGCTTGTCGGCGAACTGCACGGCCTTGGTGGCGAACTTGGCCAGGAACTCGATGAACTTCGACAGCAGCTTGCCGAACTTGCCGAGGTAGCTCAGCACCTTCTGCAGCACGCTGGCGGCCTTGGCGATGGAGGCGGTCATGGCCGCGGCCACCGAGCCGCCGAAGGAGATGATCGAGGTGGCCAGCGCGGGCAGCCAGATGGTGATCAGCCAGGAGATCAGCTCGGAGATGATCGCCTTGATCACCTCCTCGATGACCACCATGACCATCGACCACATCTGCAGCACCTCGGCCACCGAGCCCGCGGCCGAGCCGACGCCGCGGATGCCGGTGGAGAACTCGCCGAGGGCCTTGCGCGCCTCATCGCCGGCCTCGTCCAGCCAGTCCTTCAGCGCGGTGTCGCCGGTCTTCTCGAAGTCCTCGGCCAGCGCGACGAAGCCCTGGGCCATGGTGACGAAGTTGTCCGAGGCGTGCCCGATGGCCGGGCCGTCGCCGCTGACCTGGTGCAGCGCGTCCTGCAGCGGCTGCACCAGTTCGAGCAGGATGTTCAGCCCGTTGCTGACCAGCCAGCCGATCGGGTCCATCACGAAGGTGGTCACGTCCATCGCGGCGCCGCTGACGAACTTCGCCCCGTCGGCGGCCAGGTCCTTGGCGCCGGAGGCCAAGTCGCCGACGTTGTCTGCCTGGCCCATCTCCTGGGCGTGCGCGGCAATGGACTTGCCCGCCTTGTAGGCGTCGCCGAGGACCGGGACCTTGGTCGCGGCGCGGTC from Crossiella sp. CA-258035 harbors:
- a CDS encoding ABC transporter permease, whose amino-acid sequence is MSPIRAFAATELRLFLRDPAGVFVVAALPVGLMLVFGLSGGSLPSDGGLRAQLTFLPALAVSIALGMLGLFTLPSVLAAYRERGVLRRLATTPVSPATLLSAQLLVQAGIAVLATGLVAVVGVLALDLPAPRNPLGLALSLVLGIAALFSIGLLVAALAPNAKAAGGLGPLSFFPQMFLAGFWTPWEKMPDWLAAIGRHSPLGATIQTVATTWAGGAPGLGQLLAMGVFALIAGVLAARLFRWV
- a CDS encoding sensor histidine kinase, coding for MGLNHRELDAWERRVVRRTQAVPYLLLLVATALSALRADPAELPVTLGLAVLTGAWIAWWVTLHPAWAERSGLMAVYFAGLLVLMALLGSRGEWYGGLFVFTCYVHAWHLLPGRWKYAGVAAAGFLSMGSLSRGLPDSPLAWLVFVLLWTAIVLMVVLFSTFGDVITARSAQRLTMVEELAEANRRLERSMADNAELQARLLEQAHEAGVRAERQRLAREIHDTLAQGLTGIITQLQAAEQAATEPGAAPRWSRHLSTAAELARENLAEARRSVAALNPHPLAEAGLGTALTEVTERWSAITGIPAHFTATGPVRPLHPEIEGSLLRIAQEALANVGKHAGAGRAGVTLSYMEDVVSLDVRDDGHGFDQSTVDGSGYGLRGMRQRVDRLAGTLVIESEPGAGTAVSATVPAVGVRDV
- a CDS encoding response regulator transcription factor encodes the protein MSEPITLLIVDDHPVVRDGLRGMFAGDARFTVLGEAADGAEAVTLAKALAPRVVLLDLRMPGMGGVAAIRALRECGSTAHVLVLTTYDADHDVLPAIEAGATGYLLKDTPRADLFRAVEAAARGESVLSPAVAALVLGRLRAPKTEEEPLSPREVEVLELVAAGVNNREAARRLFLSEATVKTHLQHIYAKLGVRDRAAAVAEGFRRGLLSPASPPR
- a CDS encoding TetR/AcrR family transcriptional regulator, with amino-acid sequence MVTGKGAATRGREGFLLDAVLKATGTSKGQLFHYFPRGREELLEAAAARQIERCLAHLRHRYGEFDTWARWQSWVDDLSTSHQLDQAGEFASLAGRAIEPEPRLRRLAGRAYQDLIELQADGLRAMRARGDLLPTADPDALAAMMVCTLQGGVVVHRATGSRQHLAAALQGALAHLRGFAAATGNAPGRASGDVRKARSRSARA
- a CDS encoding MFS transporter, producing MTSSAQQSSTPDPRRWKALAVTLTAGFMVLLDVSIVNVALPSIQRDLGASAGGVQWVISGYALTFGLVLVFGGRLGDALGRRRMFLIALTGFVLTSALAGAAPGPELLIVARLLQGMTGGLLTPQNTGLIQELFSGPDRGKAFGMFGAVVGISTAVGPILGGVILAVFGDPEGWRWVFYVNVPIGALALGLAAHLLPKSRASLRGIGRELDFTGALLLGLAVVCVLFPILEAEQGGLGTVWWLFLLAIALGAAFVWWERRLVRLDRAPLLDLRLFTSTPGFASGATLGAVYFCAFTGIWLVFAMFFQQGLGFTPLASGLAVTPFAVGSAVSAVVAGRLVERWGRRLTVIGLSLVLGCMLAVAALALLVPAESVGWAVALPLLIGGIGGGMVISPNTTLTLERVPTSMAGVAGGALQTGQRLGTAVGTALLAAVFHTAISLSTGDYPLALTISMLCAALLTLIALTLGVAELRRRREVVNLDPTAAHCSQG